Proteins from a single region of Streptomyces spinoverrucosus:
- a CDS encoding MMPL family transporter, which yields MKRLTRRIGDASARRPWVTIAAWVAALALVLPLAGLAGGAFADDLVAPGSQSEEAMELLEERFPEASGGTAMVVFAAPEGDRIERHRPAVEASVARIADVEHVATVTDPFHAGTVSPDGRIGFAQVAFDLPPMDVNPEQIDALDGAIEPARDAGLVAELGGDTVFINAESPTSGAEAAGLLAALVVLVVAFGTIVAALVPIALALVAVAAGLGSITLLAHAMDVSTAAPTIGAMIGLGVGIDYALFIVARCRENRTAGQDAATALSNAMASSGAAVLFAGSTVVVAMAALALTGLGFLTSIGLSTSLVVLFAVATALTLLPALLSLLGDRIHHRRRRVSRTRRTKNPENTAWWRFAHRVSARPWRHLIAASAVLLALAAPALRMETGFPDAGDDATTTTHRRAYDLLAEGFGPGFNAPLLIVADLRAPGVDAEGIPELSRSLAADPGIASVGEPRISAAGDTVVLPALPTTAPADAATSATLERVRDAVPDNVAVSGLTAMTDDLTSQLTDTLPLFIAAIILVSCLLLMLVFRSVAVPLKAAVMNLLSIGGAYGVVVAVFQWGWLGGLFNLDETLPIASPLPTIFFAVLFGLSMDYEVFLLSRVREEYDATGDPAESVARGMAVTGRVITSAALIMTVVFLSFVANPSPLVKMMGLGLATAIVLDATVVRMVLVPAAMSLLGHAAWWLPRALDRRLPRVDTENTTTPRRPAPAPAPSAPPRV from the coding sequence ATGAAGCGACTCACACGCCGTATCGGCGATGCGAGCGCCCGCCGACCGTGGGTGACCATCGCCGCCTGGGTGGCCGCCCTGGCCCTCGTACTGCCGCTCGCCGGGTTGGCCGGCGGCGCGTTCGCCGACGATCTCGTCGCCCCCGGCAGTCAGAGCGAGGAGGCGATGGAACTCCTGGAGGAGCGCTTCCCCGAAGCGTCCGGCGGCACCGCCATGGTCGTTTTCGCGGCCCCGGAGGGGGACCGGATAGAGCGCCACCGGCCCGCCGTCGAGGCGTCGGTGGCCCGGATCGCCGACGTAGAGCACGTCGCCACGGTCACCGACCCCTTCCACGCGGGCACGGTCTCGCCGGACGGGCGGATCGGCTTCGCCCAAGTCGCCTTCGACCTACCGCCGATGGACGTGAACCCCGAGCAGATCGACGCCCTGGACGGCGCGATCGAGCCCGCGCGCGACGCCGGTCTCGTCGCCGAACTCGGCGGCGACACCGTCTTCATCAACGCCGAGTCACCGACCTCGGGCGCCGAGGCGGCGGGCCTGCTGGCCGCGCTGGTCGTCCTCGTGGTCGCGTTCGGCACGATCGTCGCCGCGCTGGTCCCGATCGCGCTCGCGCTGGTCGCCGTCGCCGCCGGCCTGGGCAGCATCACGCTGCTGGCCCACGCCATGGACGTCTCCACCGCCGCCCCCACGATCGGCGCGATGATCGGCCTCGGCGTCGGCATCGACTACGCCCTGTTCATCGTCGCCCGCTGCCGGGAGAACCGTACGGCCGGACAGGACGCCGCCACCGCGCTGTCGAACGCCATGGCGTCGTCCGGCGCGGCCGTCCTGTTCGCCGGCAGCACCGTCGTCGTGGCGATGGCCGCGCTGGCACTGACCGGCCTGGGCTTTCTGACCTCGATCGGCCTGAGCACCTCGCTGGTCGTGCTGTTCGCCGTCGCGACCGCCCTGACGCTGCTGCCCGCGCTGCTGTCCCTGCTGGGCGACCGCATCCACCACAGGCGCCGCAGGGTCTCCCGGACCCGTCGCACGAAGAACCCCGAGAACACGGCGTGGTGGCGGTTCGCGCACCGCGTCTCCGCCCGGCCGTGGCGCCACCTGATCGCCGCGTCCGCGGTGCTGCTCGCCCTGGCCGCCCCCGCGCTGCGCATGGAGACCGGATTCCCCGACGCGGGCGACGACGCGACCACCACCACGCACCGCCGCGCCTACGACCTGCTGGCCGAGGGCTTCGGGCCCGGTTTCAACGCCCCGCTGCTGATCGTCGCCGACCTGCGCGCCCCCGGCGTGGACGCCGAAGGCATCCCCGAGCTGTCCCGGAGCCTCGCCGCCGACCCCGGCATCGCGTCGGTCGGCGAGCCCCGGATCTCCGCGGCGGGGGACACCGTCGTCCTGCCCGCCCTCCCCACCACGGCCCCTGCGGACGCCGCGACCTCCGCCACCCTCGAACGCGTCCGCGACGCGGTCCCCGACAACGTCGCCGTGTCCGGCCTCACCGCCATGACCGACGACCTCACCAGCCAGCTCACCGACACCCTGCCGCTGTTCATCGCCGCGATCATCCTGGTGTCGTGCCTGCTGCTGATGCTGGTGTTCCGCTCCGTCGCGGTGCCGCTGAAGGCGGCCGTGATGAACCTGCTGTCCATCGGCGGCGCGTACGGCGTCGTGGTGGCCGTCTTCCAGTGGGGCTGGCTGGGGGGCCTGTTCAACCTCGACGAGACCCTGCCGATCGCCTCACCCCTGCCGACGATCTTCTTCGCGGTCCTCTTCGGCCTGTCCATGGACTACGAGGTGTTCCTGCTGTCCCGAGTACGGGAGGAGTACGACGCCACGGGCGACCCCGCCGAGTCGGTGGCGCGCGGCATGGCGGTCACCGGCCGTGTGATCACCTCCGCCGCGCTGATCATGACGGTGGTCTTCCTCAGCTTCGTCGCCAACCCGTCGCCACTCGTCAAGATGATGGGCCTGGGCCTGGCGACCGCGATCGTGCTCGACGCCACCGTCGTGCGCATGGTGCTGGTCCCCGCGGCCATGTCCCTGCTGGGCCACGCCGCCTGGTGGCTCCCCCGCGCCCTCGACCGGCGACTTCCCCGCGTCGACACGGAGAACACCACCACCCCACGCCGCCCCGCCCCCGCACCCGCGCCCTCGGCACCGCCCCGTGTTTGA
- a CDS encoding sensor histidine kinase, producing MNRTVPHAEPPGRRVPGRFRGPFTRWPRTADAVLAATLFLAALVLEDAPGDAMAVRPLTRVLSPALLLFVVAGTALYRRRRRPVAVLWVTLAAWAPTLGSSYSTMGGIVIVALYSVGRHTDDTRWSPLGVAAAVAAVAVDGLLHSYPWGDIGFGAVVMSGAWYLGRRLRLRAERAARRRQEQVAEARRIVTEERSHIARELHDVVAHRVSMMTVQAGAARMVAAEDPRGALEAMAAVEEAGRQALDELRHLLGVLRPEAEGEGLGPQPGLADLPRLVAEVREAGLEVTVTGGVRAPLPARVDLSAYRIVQEALTNVLKHSGPGTRTEVRLRSEGDGLTIEVVDDGRGAAVRSMPAAHEGLPGHGIVGMRERAVLLGGGLDAGPRPGGGFRLTARLPITGEPVTGKPVTGELEGEPR from the coding sequence ATGAACCGCACGGTGCCGCATGCCGAGCCCCCGGGCCGCCGTGTGCCGGGCCGGTTCCGCGGCCCGTTCACCCGTTGGCCGCGCACCGCGGACGCCGTCCTCGCGGCCACGCTGTTCCTGGCGGCGTTGGTGCTGGAGGACGCGCCCGGGGACGCGATGGCCGTCCGCCCGCTCACCCGCGTCCTCTCCCCCGCCCTGCTGCTCTTCGTGGTGGCGGGCACGGCGCTCTACCGGCGTCGGCGCAGGCCCGTCGCGGTCCTGTGGGTGACGCTCGCCGCCTGGGCCCCGACGCTGGGCAGCAGTTACTCCACGATGGGCGGGATCGTGATCGTCGCGCTGTACAGCGTCGGGCGGCACACCGACGACACCCGGTGGAGTCCCCTCGGCGTCGCCGCCGCCGTCGCCGCGGTCGCCGTCGACGGCCTGCTGCACTCCTACCCGTGGGGGGACATCGGCTTCGGCGCCGTCGTCATGTCCGGGGCCTGGTACCTCGGCCGACGGCTGCGGCTGCGCGCGGAACGTGCCGCCCGGCGGCGGCAGGAACAGGTCGCCGAGGCACGGCGGATCGTGACCGAGGAGCGCTCCCACATCGCCCGGGAACTGCACGATGTGGTGGCTCACCGGGTGAGCATGATGACCGTGCAGGCCGGTGCGGCCCGGATGGTGGCCGCCGAGGACCCGCGGGGCGCCCTGGAAGCGATGGCGGCGGTGGAGGAGGCGGGACGCCAGGCACTGGACGAGCTGCGGCACCTGCTGGGAGTGCTGCGGCCGGAGGCGGAGGGCGAGGGTCTGGGCCCCCAGCCGGGCCTGGCCGATCTGCCCCGGCTCGTGGCCGAGGTCCGCGAGGCGGGTCTGGAGGTCACGGTCACGGGCGGCGTCCGGGCGCCGCTGCCGGCCCGGGTGGATCTCTCGGCGTACCGCATCGTCCAGGAGGCGCTGACCAACGTGCTCAAGCACAGCGGACCGGGCACCCGCACCGAGGTGCGCCTGCGCAGCGAGGGTGACGGCCTCACCATCGAGGTCGTCGACGACGGCCGCGGCGCCGCGGTCCGGTCGATGCCGGCCGCCCACGAGGGCCTGCCCGGCCATGGCATCGTCGGTATGCGGGAGAGAGCCGTCCTGCTCGGCGGCGGCCTCGACGCCGGGCCCCGTCCCGGCGGCGGATTCCGGCTCACCGCTCGGCTGCCCATCACCGGGGAGCCCGTCACGGGGAAGCCCGTCACGGGAGAACTCGAGGGAGAGCCCCGGTGA
- the rpsJ gene encoding 30S ribosomal protein S10: MAGQKIRIRLKAYDHEVIDSSAKKIVETVTRTGASVAGPVPLPTEKNVYCVIKSPHKYKDSREHFEMRTHKRLIDILDPTPKTVDSLMRLDLPAGVDIEIKL, translated from the coding sequence ATGGCGGGACAGAAGATCCGCATCCGGCTCAAGGCCTACGACCACGAGGTCATCGACTCCTCGGCGAAGAAGATCGTCGAGACGGTGACCCGCACTGGTGCGTCGGTCGCGGGCCCGGTGCCGCTGCCCACTGAGAAGAACGTGTACTGCGTCATCAAGTCGCCGCACAAGTACAAGGACTCGCGCGAGCACTTCGAGATGCGCACGCACAAGCGCCTGATCGACATCCTCGACCCGACCCCCAAGACCGTTGACTCTCTGATGCGACTCGACCTCCCGGCCGGTGTCGACATCGAGATCAAGCTCTGA
- a CDS encoding response regulator transcription factor, with the protein MSIRVVVADDQALVRRGFAMILRVHPDIEVVAEAGTGVEAVDAARRHRPDVILMDIRMPEMDGLEATSRILQEADWGPRVLILTTFDPDEYVYKALRSGASAFVLKDIPPEQLATAVRTVAEGGTLLAPSITRRFIDRFAPRRVAGTAVAARLERLTGREREIMTAVARGASNAEIAEQLVIGAATVKSHVSSILTKLGLRDRIQIVIFAYESGLVEAGDHDVGH; encoded by the coding sequence GTGAGCATCCGTGTCGTCGTGGCCGACGACCAGGCGCTGGTACGGCGGGGCTTCGCGATGATCCTCCGGGTCCATCCGGACATCGAGGTGGTGGCCGAGGCGGGCACCGGCGTGGAGGCGGTCGACGCGGCACGCCGGCACCGCCCGGACGTGATCCTCATGGACATCCGCATGCCCGAGATGGACGGCCTCGAAGCGACGTCGCGCATCCTTCAGGAGGCCGACTGGGGCCCCCGAGTGCTGATCCTCACCACATTCGACCCGGACGAGTACGTCTACAAGGCGCTGCGCTCCGGCGCCAGCGCGTTCGTCCTGAAGGACATTCCGCCCGAGCAACTGGCCACCGCCGTACGCACCGTGGCCGAGGGCGGGACGCTGCTGGCCCCGTCGATCACCCGGCGCTTCATTGACCGCTTCGCCCCGCGCCGGGTCGCGGGCACCGCGGTCGCGGCCCGGCTGGAACGGCTCACGGGCCGCGAACGCGAGATCATGACCGCCGTCGCCCGGGGCGCGAGCAACGCGGAGATCGCCGAGCAGCTCGTCATCGGCGCCGCCACGGTCAAGTCACATGTGTCGAGCATCCTCACCAAACTCGGGCTGCGCGACCGCATCCAGATCGTGATCTTCGCCTACGAGAGCGGCCTCGTCGAAGCGGGCGACCACGACGTCGGTCACTGA
- the rplC gene encoding 50S ribosomal protein L3: MAKQIKGILGEKLGMTQVWDENNRVVPVTVVKAGPNVVTQVRTNDVDGYESVQIAFGEIDPRKVNKPLKGHFAKADVTPRRHLVEIRTADASEYTLGQEITAEVFEAGVKVDVTGKSKGKGFAGVMKRHNFRGLGAGHGTQRKHRSPGSIGGCATPGRVFKGLRMAGRMGNERVTTQNLTVHAVDAEKGLLLIKGAVPGPNGGLVLVRTAAKGA; this comes from the coding sequence ATGGCTAAGCAGATCAAGGGCATCCTGGGCGAGAAGCTCGGTATGACGCAGGTCTGGGACGAGAACAACCGTGTCGTCCCGGTGACCGTCGTCAAGGCCGGACCCAACGTCGTCACCCAGGTCCGTACGAACGACGTCGACGGCTACGAGTCCGTCCAGATCGCCTTCGGCGAGATCGACCCGCGCAAGGTGAACAAGCCCCTCAAGGGTCACTTCGCCAAGGCCGACGTCACCCCCCGTCGTCACCTCGTCGAGATCCGCACCGCGGACGCCTCCGAGTACACGCTCGGCCAGGAGATCACCGCCGAGGTGTTCGAGGCCGGCGTCAAGGTCGACGTGACCGGCAAGAGCAAGGGCAAGGGCTTCGCCGGTGTCATGAAGCGCCACAACTTCCGTGGCCTCGGCGCCGGGCACGGCACCCAGCGCAAGCACCGCTCTCCCGGTTCCATCGGTGGCTGCGCCACCCCGGGCCGTGTGTTCAAGGGCCTCCGCATGGCGGGTCGCATGGGCAACGAGCGGGTCACCACCCAGAACCTGACCGTCCACGCCGTTGACGCGGAGAAGGGTCTGCTGCTCATCAAGGGCGCGGTTCCCGGTCCGAACGGCGGCCTCGTCCTGGTCCGCACCGCGGCCAAGGGGGCCTGA
- a CDS encoding YoaK family protein, whose protein sequence is MKPRAGLGLTSVMVALTLTTGMIEAVSFLVLGPVFTAVQTGNLLFLAFALTGAAGLSPAAAGISCAAFAVGVVLGSRFESIVDRHGRRWFVPGLIVEALLLGLAALLAWRIAAHEPGAPVTGHHFGVIALVAAAMGVRNVTTLRVSVPDVPTTVSTRALTALLGGLSPVADPRIGTGLRHEGRRFASVAAMFAGGLLGAWLLHEAVRPAVVLLVPAALVLLLGLVFWAMPRERTSEPG, encoded by the coding sequence ATGAAGCCCAGAGCGGGCCTCGGGCTCACCTCGGTCATGGTGGCGCTCACGCTGACGACCGGCATGATCGAGGCCGTCAGCTTTCTCGTACTGGGCCCGGTGTTCACTGCCGTACAGACCGGGAACCTCCTCTTCCTCGCCTTCGCGCTCACCGGAGCGGCGGGCCTGTCCCCGGCCGCGGCCGGCATCTCGTGCGCCGCCTTCGCGGTCGGCGTGGTGCTGGGCTCCCGGTTCGAGTCGATCGTGGACCGCCACGGCCGCCGCTGGTTCGTACCCGGCCTGATCGTCGAAGCGCTGCTGCTGGGGCTCGCCGCTCTGCTCGCGTGGCGCATCGCCGCCCACGAGCCGGGCGCACCCGTCACCGGTCACCACTTCGGCGTCATCGCCCTGGTGGCCGCGGCCATGGGCGTACGCAACGTCACCACCCTGCGGGTCTCGGTCCCGGACGTGCCCACCACCGTGTCCACCCGCGCGCTGACCGCGCTCCTCGGCGGTCTGTCCCCGGTCGCCGACCCCCGCATCGGCACGGGCCTGCGCCACGAGGGCCGCCGCTTCGCCTCGGTCGCCGCGATGTTCGCGGGTGGCCTGCTGGGGGCCTGGCTGCTCCATGAGGCGGTGCGTCCGGCGGTGGTCCTGCTGGTGCCTGCCGCGCTGGTCCTGCTGCTGGGCCTGGTGTTCTGGGCGATGCCGCGGGAGCGGACGTCGGAGCCGGGGTGA